The region AACCACAGGAACCCCAGCAGCGCCGCGACCAGCAGCGCACTGACCGGGGACAGCGCCAGCAGCGGCAGCAGCACGATGATCGCCACGCCGCCCAGCAGGCCGTCCAGGCCGTCGGTGAAGTTGAAGGCGTTCACGCTGCCCACCATGACCAGCGTCAGCAGGATCACGTCCCCGACCGGCCCGAACCCCGGCACGAGTTCATGCGAGGCCAGCGGCGCCGCGAAGTACGCGAAGACCAGCCCCACCAGGAACTGCAGCGGGAACTTCTCGCGGGCCAGCAGCTCTGACCGGCCCTTTCCGGTCATGCGCGAGCGGATCTTCAGCAGGTCGTCCACGCCGCCGATCACGCCCATCGCCAGCGCCGTCAGCCAGACGACCAGCTCGCGCGGCCCCCCGGCATTCCCGGTCAGGTACAGCGGCAGGAACACCACGCTGAGGGCCAGCACGAACGGCACGCCGCCCGCCGTGGGCGTGCCCTCCTTGACCAGATGCGTCTGCGGGCCGTCCTGCCGCACCCGCTGGCCCCAGCCACGCGCCCTGCTCATACGGACGAACAGGCCCACCAGGAACCATGACAGCAGCGCCGTGACGACCATCATGGCCGCACCGCCCGGAACGCACTCAGTCTCATCTCAACCGCGGAGCCTACCACGCACGGCTCAGGGCGTCCGGTCCGCCAGCGCCTCCCAGGCCTCCTGCCGCACCTGCGCGGCCAGCCCCGCCGCCAGCGCCGGGAAGCGCACCTCGAAGCGGCGTTCAAGACCGAACGCGTCCGCCCAGCCCGGCTGCGGGG is a window of Deinococcus grandis DNA encoding:
- a CDS encoding phospho-N-acetylmuramoyl-pentapeptide-transferase produces the protein MMVVTALLSWFLVGLFVRMSRARGWGQRVRQDGPQTHLVKEGTPTAGGVPFVLALSVVFLPLYLTGNAGGPRELVVWLTALAMGVIGGVDDLLKIRSRMTGKGRSELLAREKFPLQFLVGLVFAYFAAPLASHELVPGFGPVGDVILLTLVMVGSVNAFNFTDGLDGLLGGVAIIVLLPLLALSPVSALLVAALLGFLWFNAHPARVFMGDMGSHAIGAIAAGAYVLYADVWLLPIAAIIPVAAVLSVVIQVASFKLRGKRVFKMSPIQHHFEHKDIGWPETHVTMRFWMVSAVATALVWWLLGGRP